Proteins encoded together in one uncultured Flavobacterium sp. window:
- a CDS encoding Mpo1-like protein: MRTLEQWFEEYAVSHQNPKNKAIHYVCVPAIYFSIVGLLMSIPSGFIANTLKLNAPIIENWAVFALFFILIFYIRLSIAMAFKIAILSAICLVVNYYIGQVLPLWAFSVGVFVIAWIGQFYGHNIEGKKPSFLKDLQFLMIGPAWVVENLFSRK, encoded by the coding sequence ATGAGAACATTAGAGCAATGGTTTGAAGAATATGCAGTAAGTCATCAGAATCCGAAAAATAAAGCGATTCATTATGTTTGTGTGCCCGCAATTTACTTTTCTATTGTTGGATTATTAATGAGTATTCCCAGTGGTTTTATTGCCAATACTTTAAAACTAAATGCTCCAATTATTGAAAATTGGGCAGTTTTTGCACTCTTTTTTATTCTTATTTTTTATATCCGATTATCAATTGCGATGGCGTTTAAAATTGCCATTTTATCTGCAATTTGTTTGGTTGTGAATTATTATATCGGACAGGTTCTTCCACTATGGGCATTTTCAGTAGGTGTTTTTGTAATTGCCTGGATCGGACAATTTTACGGACATAATATTGAAGGCAAAAAACCTTCTTTCTTAAAAGATCTTCAGTTTTTAATGATTGGTCCGGCTTGGGTTGTAGAAAATTTGTTTTCCAGAAAATAA
- a CDS encoding TMEM143 family protein, producing the protein MTREHYIPFNKEFLLEQQINAFAEDSKKVDEFKKLFDIIEHYFHYEAFNLNRNLKQNYALFDPDLSLKERKGFIGKSDFSIFKETLLTVLEQGNYTRIDQETLDKAFQDSDLIGLKLSIDFNAFQDYELYVRGHHKSKEKVKKYFFWKKEIEIEYYDRVLIYLHYNDTHFLKQKKVKLGKMPIEPGSVVLKIFKRVPKNDIETIFPNAIPRMSTTDKLLLWVPGIFGGISLLSTKVIPALISMSNAYESGETINLLNSKTSLNQGLIALGILSLYLFRQYNNFINKKIKYSKILSDSLYFKNLGNNSGAFYSLLNSSEEEVLKETILAYTFLYKSDKPLTAEELDTQIESWFETKLNTDLDFDVQDALEKLKNIGLGIETNQKWTVLPLDQALITIDDLWDNVFEYNLKQVF; encoded by the coding sequence ATGACACGAGAACATTATATTCCCTTCAACAAGGAATTCTTACTCGAACAACAAATAAATGCCTTTGCCGAAGATTCAAAAAAGGTTGATGAATTTAAAAAACTGTTTGATATTATCGAACATTATTTTCATTATGAAGCTTTTAATCTGAACCGGAATTTAAAACAAAACTATGCTTTGTTTGATCCCGATTTAAGCTTAAAAGAGCGAAAAGGATTTATAGGCAAAAGTGATTTTTCTATATTTAAAGAAACTTTACTTACTGTTTTAGAGCAGGGAAATTATACTCGCATCGATCAGGAAACTTTAGATAAAGCGTTTCAGGATTCCGATTTAATCGGCTTAAAACTTTCGATCGATTTTAATGCATTTCAGGACTACGAATTATATGTTCGCGGACATCACAAATCGAAAGAAAAAGTCAAGAAATATTTCTTTTGGAAAAAAGAAATCGAGATCGAATATTACGATCGTGTCCTTATTTATCTACATTACAATGATACCCATTTTCTGAAACAAAAGAAAGTCAAATTGGGTAAAATGCCAATTGAACCGGGATCTGTGGTTTTAAAAATCTTTAAACGAGTTCCTAAAAATGATATCGAGACAATTTTCCCAAATGCAATTCCAAGAATGTCAACTACAGACAAATTACTTTTGTGGGTTCCGGGTATTTTTGGTGGAATTTCGCTATTAAGTACAAAAGTAATTCCTGCTTTAATCAGCATGTCCAACGCTTATGAATCCGGCGAAACTATTAATTTATTAAACAGTAAAACGTCGCTCAATCAAGGTCTAATCGCACTCGGAATTTTGTCGCTTTATTTGTTTCGTCAATACAATAACTTTATCAATAAAAAGATTAAATATTCAAAAATACTTTCGGATAGTCTTTATTTTAAAAATCTAGGAAACAACAGCGGTGCTTTTTATTCGCTCTTAAACTCTTCTGAAGAAGAAGTGCTTAAGGAAACTATTCTGGCTTATACTTTTTTGTACAAAAGCGACAAACCTCTTACAGCAGAAGAATTAGATACTCAAATTGAATCCTGGTTCGAAACAAAACTAAATACTGATCTTGATTTTGATGTACAAGATGCTTTAGAGAAATTAAAAAACATTGGTCTTGGTATCGAAACCAATCAAAAATGGACGGTTCTCCCGCTTGACCAAGCATTAATTACAATTGACGATTTATGGGATAATGTTTTTGAGTATAATCTGAAGCAGGTTTTTTAA
- a CDS encoding YkgJ family cysteine cluster protein, whose amino-acid sequence MAIEDKVRLVEALFDRLEIEITTFKSETHLFCNAGCGKCCSTPNIDASPLEFLPWAFHLFLNGKAEETLEELRHISAKNCFLYRSLSVLEYHKGSCSNYRYRGLICRLFGYGATNDKFGKLRLATCKIIKEEQQENFTLAEKAINKDKYVPVFTDYYMQLSQIDFRMGVLLLPINEALKIAIEEVLHYYAYRPFPDGLKDIA is encoded by the coding sequence ATGGCAATAGAGGATAAGGTTCGGTTGGTTGAAGCGTTATTTGATCGTCTTGAAATCGAAATTACAACTTTCAAATCAGAGACACATTTGTTTTGTAACGCGGGTTGTGGCAAATGCTGTTCTACGCCTAATATAGATGCATCGCCTTTAGAATTTTTGCCGTGGGCATTTCATTTATTTTTGAATGGCAAAGCCGAAGAAACTTTAGAAGAGTTAAGACATATTTCTGCTAAAAATTGCTTCCTGTATCGTTCGCTTTCCGTTTTAGAATATCATAAAGGAAGCTGTAGTAATTATCGTTACCGGGGATTAATTTGTCGTCTTTTTGGTTATGGAGCAACTAACGACAAATTTGGAAAACTAAGATTAGCGACTTGCAAAATAATAAAAGAAGAACAACAAGAAAACTTCACATTAGCAGAAAAAGCAATTAACAAAGATAAATACGTTCCTGTTTTTACAGATTATTATATGCAATTATCGCAAATCGACTTTAGAATGGGGGTTCTTTTATTGCCGATAAATGAAGCACTAAAAATAGCAATTGAAGAGGTTCTGCATTATTATGCTTACAGACCATTTCCTGATGGACTTAAGGATATTGCTTAA